From one Candidatus Methanoplasma termitum genomic stretch:
- a CDS encoding TIGR00269 family protein: MKCDLCSHEAVTLIRYNGSHLCGEHFTSYVEKRVKKEIRKQIDVNSGDTIAVAVSGGKDSMVTLHILDMVFGERRDISLCAITIDEGIAGYRPPSIDIVKDFCRERGITSYIRAFSEMEMSMDMIAGVTGDSSPCTYCGVFRRKLMNDQARKVGAKYLATGHNLDDMAQSVMMNIVRGDVERLARLGPHTKVQPGLIPRFLPLRMIPEKESLLYAIVSGIPFWDGECPYYMDALRNQYRDVVDQLEDRSPGSKFSILSSYDTLKPMLTEHFPPSGLHACSCGEPTLGEKCKACEFQSVLGKRIRYL; the protein is encoded by the coding sequence ATGAAATGCGATCTTTGTTCACACGAGGCAGTAACTTTGATAAGATATAACGGGTCCCACCTATGCGGCGAACATTTTACGTCCTACGTAGAAAAACGGGTGAAGAAAGAAATCCGCAAACAGATCGATGTGAACTCGGGAGACACGATCGCCGTCGCAGTGTCCGGAGGAAAGGACAGCATGGTGACGCTCCATATCCTCGACATGGTCTTCGGAGAAAGAAGGGACATTTCTCTTTGTGCGATAACCATCGACGAGGGCATCGCTGGATACAGACCGCCTAGCATCGATATCGTCAAAGATTTCTGCAGGGAACGCGGCATCACCTCCTATATAAGAGCCTTCTCCGAGATGGAAATGAGCATGGATATGATCGCCGGGGTCACCGGAGATAGCAGCCCCTGCACATATTGCGGTGTCTTCAGAAGAAAGCTGATGAACGACCAGGCCAGAAAGGTCGGCGCCAAGTACCTTGCCACGGGACATAACCTTGATGATATGGCGCAGTCGGTAATGATGAACATCGTAAGGGGAGATGTTGAACGTTTGGCCAGACTCGGACCGCATACAAAAGTGCAGCCCGGATTGATACCGAGGTTCCTCCCCCTGAGGATGATACCTGAGAAAGAATCCCTTCTGTATGCGATTGTCTCCGGGATACCTTTCTGGGACGGAGAGTGTCCATATTACATGGACGCGTTGAGGAATCAATACAGGGACGTTGTGGATCAACTTGAGGACAGATCTCCGGGTTCGAAATTCAGCATCCTTTCTTCATACGATACTTTGAAACCTATGCTGACAGAACATTTTCCGCCCTCCGGGTTACATGCATGCTCCTGCGGCGAGCCCACTCTCGGTGAAAAGTGTAAAGCGTGCGAGTTCCAGTCCGTGCTCGGTAAAAGGATCAGATATCTCTGA
- a CDS encoding radical SAM protein — MEEDVNVRKKAELILGGGVRLPEGFVFPFRVSRSTAGPGAGSSSAVFSFYGHRVKKSISYDSGEFVLIENDGILSMTRGGEPFLDEVRIEPVVYHSPEQAFFNIDQRCMYHCAFCVSPLLGKELNKRLTDNDIVRMTKEAIGKQKVVSVSLTSGVADSVDKTVDRFVSCVSKLRKEFPELPIGVEPYVSKKEHVRALKEAGATEIKLNIQSPNRKIFEKACPDLDYDRIIELLLYSVNVFGPGMVTSNMIFGMGETDEEIEDMFEFFCSRGIIPTVRSIHINSTNSSALRSTIGEQPAVDAERIMRLARMQKRKLAEYGLDTRNCHTMCIECGCCDIVPFRDI, encoded by the coding sequence ATGGAAGAAGATGTGAACGTAAGGAAAAAAGCCGAACTCATCCTGGGAGGAGGGGTCAGGCTGCCCGAGGGGTTTGTTTTTCCGTTCAGGGTGTCAAGGTCTACCGCAGGACCGGGAGCCGGTTCATCATCGGCGGTTTTCTCTTTTTACGGACACAGAGTGAAAAAGAGCATTTCATATGACTCGGGGGAATTTGTTCTTATCGAGAATGACGGCATACTCTCAATGACCAGAGGCGGCGAGCCGTTCCTTGATGAAGTGAGGATCGAACCTGTTGTGTACCATTCCCCCGAACAGGCGTTCTTCAATATTGACCAAAGGTGCATGTACCACTGTGCTTTCTGCGTTTCACCTTTGTTAGGTAAGGAATTGAACAAAAGACTTACAGACAACGATATCGTAAGAATGACGAAAGAAGCCATTGGAAAACAGAAGGTTGTGTCAGTTTCACTTACAAGCGGCGTCGCGGACAGTGTGGATAAGACAGTGGATAGGTTTGTGTCGTGTGTATCAAAGCTCAGAAAAGAGTTCCCGGAACTGCCTATCGGTGTCGAACCCTATGTTTCAAAAAAAGAACACGTGAGGGCACTGAAGGAAGCGGGGGCGACCGAGATCAAACTGAATATACAGTCCCCGAACAGAAAGATATTCGAAAAAGCATGTCCCGATCTGGATTATGACCGTATCATTGAGCTGCTTCTGTATTCTGTTAATGTTTTCGGCCCGGGCATGGTAACATCGAATATGATATTCGGGATGGGGGAGACCGATGAAGAGATAGAAGATATGTTCGAGTTCTTCTGTTCAAGAGGGATAATACCGACGGTGCGCTCGATCCATATCAATTCAACGAACAGCTCCGCGTTGAGATCGACGATCGGGGAACAACCTGCAGTCGATGCAGAAAGGATAATGCGATTAGCCAGGATGCAGAAGAGGAAGCTTGCTGAATACGGTCTGGACACTAGAAACTGTCACACCATGTGCATAGAGTGCGGCTGCTGCGACATAGTGCCGTTCAGAGATATCTGA
- the cysS gene encoding cysteine--tRNA ligase, with protein sequence MSLIIYNNLTKKKEEFIPIEEGKVKLYVCGVTVYDDIHMGHARSMIVFDTLVRYLRFIGYDVTHVTNFTDVDDKIINKANKEGTDPLELSARYIERYFEDADSLGIKRADIYPKASESMAPIIEMIEEIIANGFAYPTPDGSVYFEVRKVKEYGKLSKQKLDSMESSGRVVLDEQKKDPMDFAVWKGAKSGECSWDSPWGKGRPGWHIECSAMIKQYLGDKIDIHGGGSDLIFPHHENEILQTEAVTHDMLANYWMHNGMLQVKDEKMSKSLNNFFRVRDVSKKFDSNTIRFYFLNTHYSSPLAYGEDMLTEAQSALKRLKNNYAELLDYSKKGPGADDDSCDILESARYRFMDAMNDDINTSIAIEVMFELARSTNKMMADKSLSKRTAAKIIKMIDEFNTILGILPEDDDMKDDGTADAAMGVLIELRKELRARKQYDLADMIRNKLAEAGIVLEDSADGMKWKKM encoded by the coding sequence ATGTCCCTAATAATTTACAACAACCTCACCAAAAAGAAAGAGGAATTCATACCTATCGAAGAAGGGAAGGTCAAGCTGTACGTGTGCGGAGTAACAGTGTACGATGACATACACATGGGCCACGCCAGAAGCATGATCGTCTTCGACACTTTGGTCAGGTATCTGAGATTCATCGGCTACGATGTCACCCATGTCACCAACTTCACAGATGTCGACGACAAGATAATCAACAAGGCCAACAAAGAAGGGACGGACCCGTTGGAACTTTCTGCGAGGTATATCGAAAGATACTTCGAAGATGCGGACAGCCTCGGAATAAAAAGAGCGGACATATACCCGAAAGCAAGCGAGAGCATGGCTCCGATAATAGAGATGATAGAAGAGATCATTGCGAACGGCTTTGCATATCCGACACCGGACGGCAGCGTATATTTTGAGGTCAGGAAGGTCAAGGAGTACGGAAAGCTTTCAAAACAGAAGCTCGACAGCATGGAATCATCGGGGAGAGTGGTCCTCGACGAGCAGAAGAAGGACCCGATGGATTTCGCCGTGTGGAAAGGCGCAAAATCCGGAGAATGCTCATGGGACTCGCCTTGGGGGAAAGGAAGGCCAGGCTGGCACATTGAGTGCTCGGCGATGATCAAACAGTATCTCGGAGACAAAATAGATATCCACGGCGGCGGAAGCGACCTGATATTCCCGCACCACGAGAATGAGATACTTCAGACTGAAGCGGTAACGCACGACATGCTCGCAAATTATTGGATGCACAACGGCATGCTTCAGGTAAAGGATGAGAAGATGTCTAAGTCACTGAACAACTTCTTCAGAGTACGGGATGTCAGCAAAAAGTTCGATTCCAATACAATAAGATTCTATTTCCTTAATACTCATTACAGCAGCCCCCTTGCATATGGGGAAGATATGCTTACAGAAGCTCAGTCCGCACTCAAAAGGCTGAAGAACAACTATGCCGAGCTGCTTGACTACTCAAAGAAAGGCCCCGGAGCGGACGATGACAGCTGCGACATACTCGAAAGCGCAAGGTATCGTTTCATGGATGCCATGAACGATGACATAAACACAAGCATTGCCATAGAGGTAATGTTCGAACTCGCACGCTCGACGAACAAGATGATGGCCGACAAGTCCCTTTCAAAGAGGACCGCCGCAAAGATAATAAAAATGATAGATGAGTTCAACACCATACTCGGAATACTGCCGGAAGATGATGACATGAAGGATGACGGAACAGCCGACGCGGCCATGGGCGTCTTGATCGAACTCCGCAAAGAGCTCAGAGCAAGGAAACAGTACGATCTTGCAGATATGATAAGGAACAAATTAGCTGAAGCGGGGATCGTTCTGGAGGACTCTGCGGACGGTATGAAATGGAAGAAGATGTGA